The following is a genomic window from Candidatus Binatia bacterium.
ACACAGGAACGCCTGGATCGGGCTGCAGCTTGTTGGAGGGATGGGTCGAAAGCCGAACAAGGGCGGCAAGCGGTCGAACCGCGACGGTCTCGGTGCAAAGGTGACCGTCACCAGCGGCGGGCACACGCAGATGGCCGAGCGCCGCGCCAGCGTGGGGTACCTCTCTCAAAACGACCCGCGGATGCATTTCGGTCTCGGCGCAGCCGAGCGGGTCGAGCGCATCGACGTCCGCTGGCCATCGGGAAAGACGCAGACGTTGACCGATGTCCCGGCCCGAAAGGTTCTCGTCGTGGAGGAGCCGGATGATTGAGGCGGTGCGGACCACCTTCGGACGGTGGTTGCTGGTCGTTCCGGCAGCGCTGGCGG
Proteins encoded in this region:
- a CDS encoding ASPIC/UnbV domain-containing protein — protein: HRNAWIGLQLVGGMGRKPNKGGKRSNRDGLGAKVTVTSGGHTQMAERRASVGYLSQNDPRMHFGLGAAERVERIDVRWPSGKTQTLTDVPARKVLVVEEPDD